From Staphylococcus delphini, one genomic window encodes:
- the ahrC gene encoding transcriptional regulator AhrC/ArgR, which translates to MPKKSVRHIKIREIISNEQIETQDELVKRLNDYDMNVTQATVSRDIKELQLIKVPAPSGQYIYSLPNDRRYHPLEKLGRYLMDSFVKIDSANNLLVLKTLPGNAQSIGAILDQIDWEEVLGTICGDDTCLIICRDNPSADEIKERIFNML; encoded by the coding sequence ATGCCTAAAAAATCTGTAAGACATATAAAAATTAGAGAAATTATTTCAAACGAACAAATCGAAACACAAGACGAGTTAGTGAAACGTTTAAATGATTATGATATGAACGTTACGCAAGCTACAGTGTCTCGTGATATTAAAGAGCTTCAATTGATTAAAGTCCCTGCACCAAGCGGACAATATATTTATAGTTTGCCTAATGATCGCCGTTATCATCCACTAGAAAAACTAGGGCGCTATTTGATGGATTCATTTGTAAAAATCGATAGCGCTAACAATTTACTTGTGCTGAAAACGTTGCCTGGTAATGCCCAATCAATCGGTGCGATACTGGATCAAATTGATTGGGAAGAAGTGCTAGGTACCATTTGTGGTGATGATACGTGCTTAATTATTTGTCGCGACAACCCTTCAGCTGATGAAATCAAGGAAAGAATTTTCAATATGTTATAA
- the recN gene encoding DNA repair protein RecN has protein sequence MLQSLSIKQFAIIDTLDVQFSDGLTVLSGETGAGKSIIIDAIGQLIGMRASSEFVRHGEKKAIIEGIFDIDDAKDAIRQLETLGIDINEDFLIVKREIFSSGKSICRINNQTVTLQDLRQVMQALLDIHGQHETQSLLKQKYHVELLDRYADGEYIEELQHYAHSYGQHQEKIKELEALESADQALLQRLDLMKFQYDELKEAHLKEGEIEQLETDIKRIQNSENLSLALNAAYVTLTDEHAITDRLYTLSTELQNVNQILPETFEKLKEEVDQFYYTLEDAKHQIYEEINQTEFDEQYLNELESRMNLLNNLKRKYGKDISDLMIYQEKIADEINKIENYEESTSKLREEIQQLSQQVQEDGQKLSKARRIVARQLRDRIVNEIQYLQMKDANLEISFKPYESPQKDGLERIEFLISPNKGEPLKSLNKIASGGELSRIMLALKSIFVRARGQTAILFDEVDSGVSGQAAQKMAEKMKDIASVIQVICISHLPQVASMSDHHLYISKHEKDDRTTTTVRELTGDARIDEIARMISGATVTELTRQNAKEMIEQNQKHKG, from the coding sequence ATGTTACAAAGCCTCTCCATTAAACAATTTGCGATTATCGATACATTAGATGTTCAGTTTTCTGATGGCCTCACTGTACTTAGTGGTGAAACAGGTGCGGGTAAATCGATTATTATTGATGCCATTGGACAACTGATTGGCATGCGTGCTTCTTCTGAATTTGTACGTCACGGTGAAAAGAAAGCAATTATTGAAGGTATTTTTGATATTGATGATGCAAAAGATGCCATACGTCAACTTGAAACGTTAGGTATTGATATCAATGAAGACTTCTTAATTGTCAAACGCGAAATTTTTAGTTCTGGTAAAAGCATTTGTCGGATAAACAACCAAACTGTGACGTTACAAGATTTAAGACAAGTCATGCAAGCTTTACTCGACATCCATGGTCAACATGAAACACAATCTTTATTAAAGCAAAAGTATCACGTTGAACTACTTGATCGTTATGCTGACGGTGAATATATTGAAGAACTTCAACATTATGCCCATTCATATGGACAACATCAAGAAAAGATAAAAGAGCTTGAGGCACTGGAATCTGCAGACCAAGCTTTACTACAACGCTTAGATTTAATGAAGTTCCAATATGATGAATTAAAAGAAGCGCACTTAAAAGAAGGCGAAATCGAACAATTAGAAACCGATATCAAACGTATTCAGAACTCCGAAAATTTAAGTTTAGCATTGAACGCTGCATATGTGACTTTAACGGATGAACATGCGATTACAGATCGTCTCTATACTCTAAGTACAGAGTTGCAAAATGTGAATCAAATTTTACCTGAAACGTTTGAAAAACTCAAAGAAGAAGTCGATCAATTTTATTACACGTTAGAGGACGCTAAACATCAAATTTATGAAGAAATCAACCAAACTGAATTTGATGAACAATATTTAAATGAACTCGAATCACGTATGAACTTGTTGAACAATTTAAAACGTAAATATGGCAAAGATATTTCAGATTTGATGATTTATCAAGAAAAAATTGCTGATGAAATTAATAAAATCGAAAATTATGAAGAAAGTACGTCAAAACTACGCGAAGAAATTCAACAATTATCGCAACAAGTTCAGGAAGACGGGCAAAAGTTATCAAAAGCGCGTAGAATAGTAGCAAGACAGTTGCGTGATCGTATTGTCAATGAAATCCAATACTTACAAATGAAGGATGCGAATTTAGAAATTTCGTTTAAACCTTATGAATCGCCACAAAAAGATGGTTTAGAACGCATTGAATTTTTAATTAGTCCAAATAAAGGTGAGCCATTAAAAAGTTTAAACAAAATTGCTAGTGGCGGTGAACTGTCACGAATTATGCTCGCACTGAAAAGTATTTTTGTACGTGCACGAGGGCAAACTGCGATATTATTTGATGAAGTGGATTCCGGTGTGTCTGGACAAGCGGCGCAAAAAATGGCTGAAAAAATGAAAGACATTGCATCAGTTATTCAAGTGATCTGTATTTCTCATTTACCACAAGTTGCGTCAATGAGTGATCACCATTTGTACATTTCAAAACATGAAAAAGATGACCGCACCACTACGACTGTACGCGAACTTACAGGCGATGCACGGATAGACGAAATTGCACGCATGATTTCTGGTGCAACTGTGACCGAATTGACAAGACAAAATGCGAAAGAAATGATTGAACAAAACCAAAAGCATAAAGGATGA
- a CDS encoding phosphate acyltransferase, which yields MNFTDLLKEPQALTGTIAIVNAMDEPLIRVIIEVLKQTDADFKLYNHQDAAEIIRSFDLSADFLKRIHIQTFDTEDAAIEGCLNDLYHGKAQILMKGQISTAKILSAVLKRNAQGAKPFLNHVALCEIPSYHKLLMISDVALNIAPTEEEMKAIIQNVVDFSKRLQYQQLHIALLSSVEKVSPKIPSTLQAERLSQYYQSHPIEPHVHVEGPFALDNAIDKRSAIQKGIHSKVAGDADVLIVPGLDAGNVLYKSLTYFGRAKVASLILGAHFPIVLTSRADSIENKINSILVALKVG from the coding sequence TTGAATTTTACAGACTTGCTTAAAGAACCTCAAGCTCTAACAGGGACAATTGCGATTGTTAATGCAATGGATGAACCGCTTATTAGAGTTATTATTGAAGTTTTAAAGCAAACCGATGCTGACTTCAAACTTTATAATCACCAAGATGCAGCTGAAATCATTCGTTCATTTGATTTGTCGGCCGACTTTTTAAAGCGTATCCATATTCAAACGTTTGATACAGAAGACGCTGCAATTGAAGGCTGTTTAAATGATTTGTATCATGGTAAGGCGCAAATTTTGATGAAAGGGCAAATTTCAACTGCTAAAATCTTATCTGCGGTATTAAAACGTAACGCACAAGGTGCAAAACCCTTTTTAAACCATGTGGCGTTATGTGAAATTCCCTCGTATCACAAACTGCTGATGATTTCAGACGTTGCGCTCAATATTGCGCCAACAGAAGAAGAGATGAAAGCCATCATTCAAAATGTGGTTGATTTTTCAAAGAGGCTACAATATCAACAACTTCATATTGCATTATTGTCATCCGTTGAAAAGGTCAGCCCTAAAATACCATCGACCCTTCAAGCTGAGCGTTTAAGTCAATATTATCAATCACATCCTATCGAACCGCATGTGCATGTTGAAGGTCCATTTGCGTTAGATAATGCGATTGATAAACGGAGTGCGATTCAAAAAGGCATCCATTCAAAAGTTGCAGGAGATGCAGATGTGCTTATTGTACCAGGATTAGATGCAGGCAACGTGCTATATAAATCACTCACCTATTTTGGTCGTGCAAAAGTTGCGAGTCTTATTCTCGGTGCGCATTTTCCAATCGTTCTTACATCAAGAGCGGACAGTATTGAAAATAAAATCAACTCTATTTTAGTCGCATTAAAAGTCGGTTAA
- the buk gene encoding butyrate kinase: protein MTTALVLNLGSTSSKYAIYENDEFKVNENISHTEALLKYPLIDQEPLRQQLIETEIESHGYQLNQIDVIACRGGLLKPLEGGTYSVNKAMYDDLKSFKYGAHASNLSGMIGYQLGQKYHIPVFTTDPVVVDELIDEVRHTGVPSIQRRSIFHALNQKAMARRYAALVNRAYEDVNVIVIHMGGGISIGAHEKGRVIDVNEALYGEGPMAMDRSGSIPNDLLVQYMEKHQLSGDEIKVQLSRESGLKAYFQTSDLREIMAKYEQDENVKLMIDTMVIQISKVIGERAAVLKGHVDQIIFTGGMSHSVQLMDQIAKYVEWIAPISVFPGEHELITLAERAQFALNQQIKIQIYQ, encoded by the coding sequence ATGACAACAGCACTCGTATTGAATTTAGGGAGTACCTCCAGTAAATATGCCATATATGAAAATGATGAATTTAAAGTAAATGAAAATATTAGCCATACTGAAGCGCTTTTAAAGTACCCCTTAATTGATCAAGAGCCATTGAGACAACAATTGATTGAAACTGAAATCGAATCACATGGTTACCAGTTGAATCAAATTGATGTCATTGCTTGTCGTGGCGGTCTACTCAAACCACTTGAAGGCGGTACATACTCAGTAAACAAAGCAATGTATGACGACTTAAAAAGCTTTAAGTATGGCGCTCATGCTTCTAATTTAAGCGGCATGATCGGTTATCAACTGGGACAAAAATACCATATTCCAGTTTTCACGACTGATCCGGTTGTCGTAGATGAATTGATCGATGAAGTACGTCATACTGGCGTACCGTCCATTCAACGTCGCAGTATCTTTCACGCATTAAATCAAAAAGCGATGGCCCGTCGTTATGCCGCATTAGTCAATCGTGCCTATGAAGATGTGAATGTGATTGTGATACATATGGGAGGCGGCATTAGCATTGGTGCGCATGAAAAGGGGCGTGTCATTGATGTGAATGAAGCATTGTATGGTGAAGGTCCAATGGCGATGGATCGTTCTGGTAGCATTCCAAATGATTTACTTGTCCAATACATGGAAAAGCATCAATTATCTGGTGATGAAATCAAGGTGCAGTTAAGTCGTGAGTCTGGACTTAAAGCATATTTTCAGACGTCTGATTTAAGGGAAATTATGGCAAAGTATGAACAAGATGAAAATGTGAAGTTAATGATCGACACGATGGTGATTCAAATTTCCAAAGTAATTGGAGAACGTGCTGCCGTTTTAAAAGGACACGTCGATCAAATTATTTTTACAGGCGGGATGAGCCATAGTGTTCAATTAATGGATCAAATCGCGAAATATGTAGAGTGGATTGCTCCAATTTCAGTTTTCCCAGGAGAGCATGAACTTATCACGCTTGCAGAACGTGCACAATTCGCATTGAATCAACAAATTAAAATTCAGATATATCAATAG
- the lpdA gene encoding dihydrolipoyl dehydrogenase, with protein MTKEKYDIVILGGGIAGYSAAIRASQLGKSVAIVEKSKMGGTCLHQGCIPTKSFLKSAEVFQYIQHADDFGVTAEPPTLNFAKVMERKNRIVDTMYQGVQGLMKRHKIDVFHGVGRLMGASIFTPQSGTVSVEYEDGTSELLPNDYVLIATGSKPMALPFLPFDQQQIYSSNDMMTLETLPQSITIIGGGVIGLEFASFFSSVGVTVHIIEAGPRILPTESAQISQLIQKQLEEKGVNFHINTALKADDIQQSDEEVTFNLEMPFSTEKVLVAIGRQVNTSDLGLDNTKVVLNDKQMIETNEFMQTADTHIYAAGDVIGHLQLAHVGAREGVIAVEHMFNENPLPVDYDSMPRCVYTSPEIASIGVNQETAKQRGLKFEVMKAPFKANGKATITASSTPEGFAELLFDQASGSLIGASLIGPHVTELINELSVLQFMNGSALELGLSTHAHPSISELLMELGLKSNHQSIHI; from the coding sequence ATGACAAAAGAAAAATACGATATCGTTATCCTTGGCGGTGGTATTGCAGGATATTCTGCTGCAATTCGCGCGAGTCAACTTGGAAAATCTGTTGCTATAGTTGAAAAATCAAAAATGGGTGGAACATGTCTGCATCAAGGCTGTATCCCAACAAAATCTTTTCTCAAATCAGCGGAAGTGTTCCAATACATACAACATGCTGATGACTTTGGTGTGACCGCTGAACCACCGACGCTTAATTTCGCAAAAGTGATGGAACGTAAAAATCGCATTGTCGACACGATGTATCAAGGGGTCCAAGGGCTAATGAAGCGTCATAAAATCGATGTATTTCATGGCGTTGGTCGCTTAATGGGTGCTTCAATTTTCACACCTCAAAGTGGCACAGTATCTGTAGAGTATGAAGACGGCACATCTGAACTATTACCGAATGACTATGTGTTAATTGCGACAGGATCCAAACCTATGGCACTGCCGTTTTTACCGTTTGATCAACAACAAATCTATAGTAGTAATGATATGATGACACTTGAAACTTTACCACAATCCATCACAATTATTGGTGGCGGTGTCATCGGCTTAGAATTTGCGTCTTTCTTTAGTAGTGTAGGTGTCACGGTACATATTATCGAAGCTGGGCCACGAATTTTACCGACAGAAAGTGCACAAATCAGCCAATTAATTCAAAAACAATTGGAAGAGAAAGGTGTCAACTTCCATATCAATACAGCGCTTAAAGCAGACGACATCCAACAAAGCGATGAGGAAGTAACCTTCAATCTTGAAATGCCATTCTCCACTGAAAAAGTGCTCGTTGCCATTGGTCGACAAGTGAATACGTCTGATTTAGGTTTAGACAATACGAAAGTTGTATTAAATGACAAACAAATGATTGAAACGAATGAATTTATGCAAACGGCTGATACACATATTTATGCTGCTGGAGATGTAATCGGCCATCTACAACTTGCACATGTCGGAGCTAGAGAAGGTGTGATTGCCGTTGAACATATGTTTAACGAAAATCCACTGCCCGTTGATTATGATTCGATGCCAAGATGTGTTTATACATCACCTGAAATTGCGTCTATCGGTGTCAATCAAGAAACGGCAAAACAACGCGGTCTTAAATTTGAAGTTATGAAAGCACCGTTTAAAGCAAATGGTAAAGCAACAATTACAGCTTCATCAACACCTGAAGGCTTTGCTGAATTATTGTTTGATCAAGCATCTGGTAGTTTGATCGGTGCATCTTTAATTGGTCCTCATGTCACAGAGCTCATCAACGAATTAAGCGTTTTACAATTTATGAATGGTTCTGCACTTGAATTAGGACTTTCAACACACGCACATCCGTCCATTTCAGAATTACTCATGGAATTAGGATTAAAATCTAATCATCAATCTATTCACATATAG
- a CDS encoding thiamine pyrophosphate-dependent dehydrogenase E1 component subunit alpha gives MKDYQSVGLEVEDLKNMYRAMDLGRKLDERMWLLNRAGKIPFVISCQGQEATQIGTAYALQKGDITSPYYRDLALVTYLGMTPLETMLSAFGKRDDISSGGKQMPSHFSKKEVGIMSQGSSVATQILHAVGAALTFKMDGKSQIALTTLGEGSSNQGDFHEGLNFAGVHNLPFICLIENNKYAISVSKEFQYGAEHLSDRAKGYGMFGETIDGNDPIAVYGAIKKARERAVNGEGASLIEAMCTRLTAHSSDDDDRYRTVEEKNADKENDCNLKFKQYLIDQSLVDEAWFESIEKENQQWVHQATKEAEAAPYPDPSETYLHVYEEGGRQHG, from the coding sequence ATGAAAGATTATCAAAGTGTTGGCCTTGAAGTTGAAGATTTGAAAAACATGTACCGTGCTATGGATTTAGGCCGTAAGTTAGATGAAAGAATGTGGCTCTTAAACCGTGCTGGAAAGATTCCGTTTGTTATCAGTTGCCAAGGTCAAGAAGCCACACAAATCGGCACGGCTTATGCATTACAAAAAGGAGATATTACATCGCCGTATTATCGTGATTTAGCACTAGTTACTTATTTAGGAATGACACCTTTAGAAACGATGTTATCCGCATTTGGTAAACGTGATGACATCAGTTCTGGAGGTAAACAAATGCCATCTCACTTTAGTAAAAAAGAAGTCGGTATTATGTCACAAGGTTCTTCAGTCGCGACACAAATCCTCCATGCAGTCGGTGCAGCATTAACATTTAAAATGGATGGTAAATCTCAAATCGCATTAACGACGCTAGGTGAAGGGAGTTCAAACCAAGGTGATTTTCATGAAGGATTGAATTTTGCTGGCGTCCATAACTTACCCTTTATTTGCTTAATTGAAAATAACAAATATGCGATTTCTGTATCCAAAGAATTCCAATATGGTGCCGAACATTTATCAGATCGTGCGAAAGGTTATGGCATGTTCGGTGAGACGATCGATGGTAATGATCCAATTGCTGTCTATGGTGCGATTAAAAAAGCCCGAGAACGCGCAGTAAACGGTGAAGGCGCCTCATTAATCGAAGCTATGTGTACAAGATTAACAGCACATTCTTCAGATGATGATGACCGTTACCGCACAGTTGAAGAAAAAAATGCGGATAAAGAAAATGATTGTAACCTTAAATTCAAACAATATTTAATCGATCAATCTTTAGTTGATGAAGCGTGGTTTGAATCGATTGAAAAAGAAAATCAACAGTGGGTACATCAAGCGACAAAAGAAGCCGAGGCCGCACCATACCCAGATCCATCTGAAACATACTTACATGTCTACGAAGAAGGAGGACGTCAACATGGCTAA
- a CDS encoding alpha-ketoacid dehydrogenase subunit beta, protein MAKISYLEAIRQALDVALEKDDQTMILGEDVGKKGGVFGVTAGLQEKYGVYRVLDTPLAESNIVGSAIGAAMMGKRPIAEIQFAEYILPATNQIMSEAAKMRYRSNNDWQVPLTIRAPFGGGIHGALYHSQSIESVFASTPGLTVVIPSTPYDAKGLLLASIASNDPVLFFEHKKAYRLLKEEVPEGYYTVPLGKADVKREGSDITVFSYGLAVNYCLQAADLLKGEDIDVEVVDLRTVYPLDQQTIIECAKKTGKCLLVTEDNKEGSVMSEVAAIIAENCLFDLDAPVMRLAGPDVPAMPFSPPLEDEFMINPDKIKNKMRELAQF, encoded by the coding sequence ATGGCTAAAATTTCATATCTTGAAGCGATTAGACAAGCACTTGATGTCGCATTAGAAAAAGACGATCAAACGATGATTCTTGGTGAAGATGTAGGTAAAAAAGGTGGCGTTTTTGGGGTAACAGCTGGATTACAAGAAAAATATGGCGTTTATCGTGTTTTAGATACACCGCTTGCTGAATCCAACATTGTCGGTTCTGCCATTGGTGCAGCGATGATGGGGAAACGTCCTATTGCTGAAATACAATTTGCGGAATATATTTTACCGGCGACCAACCAAATTATGAGTGAAGCTGCTAAAATGCGCTATCGTTCTAACAATGATTGGCAGGTACCATTAACGATTCGTGCACCATTCGGCGGGGGGATTCATGGCGCACTTTATCATTCACAAAGTATCGAAAGTGTCTTTGCATCTACACCAGGTTTAACTGTCGTCATTCCATCCACACCATATGATGCAAAAGGCCTACTGTTAGCCTCTATTGCATCGAATGACCCCGTGCTTTTCTTCGAGCATAAAAAGGCATATCGCTTACTCAAAGAAGAAGTGCCAGAAGGATATTACACTGTGCCGCTTGGTAAAGCAGATGTCAAACGAGAAGGTAGCGATATCACAGTATTTTCATATGGTCTAGCAGTGAACTATTGTCTTCAAGCAGCAGATTTATTAAAAGGTGAAGACATCGACGTCGAAGTGGTTGACTTGCGTACAGTGTATCCGCTCGATCAACAAACGATTATTGAATGCGCGAAAAAGACAGGTAAATGTTTGTTAGTCACTGAAGACAATAAAGAAGGTAGTGTCATGTCAGAAGTTGCCGCGATTATTGCAGAAAATTGTTTATTTGATTTAGATGCACCCGTGATGCGATTGGCGGGTCCAGATGTGCCAGCGATGCCATTTTCACCACCGTTAGAAGATGAATTTATGATTAACCCAGATAAAATTAAAAATAAAATGCGTGAATTAGCGCAATTTTAA
- a CDS encoding dihydrolipoamide acetyltransferase family protein encodes MEIKMPKLGESVHEGTIEQWLVQEGDRVEEYDPLCEVITDKVTAEVPSSYAGTIKKIIAVAGDTVEVGSVICEMEVEGATDETTENVAPEADTATTEQSNEQPASPSTAQTTANQPKNNGRFSPVVFRLASENNIDLSTVTGTGFEGRVTKKDIERAIELGTSTPKENAAPQETVERTAPTPPVANQNHRTSTTSDRDTVIPVNGVRRQIANKIVQSVHEIPHAWMAVEVDATELTKTRAHYKNQFKAQEGYNLTFFAFFIKAVAEALKKYPLLNSTWQEDEIVLHSDINISIAVAHENKLFVPVIRHADEKSIKGIARDIHELAQKARQNQLSYEDMQGGTFTVNNTGTFGSVHSMGIINHPQAAILQVESIVKRPVVIDDMIAIRSMVNLCLSLDHRILDGLQAGQFLNEVKQRIEAFTVEHTQVY; translated from the coding sequence ATGGAAATCAAAATGCCTAAACTAGGGGAAAGTGTGCATGAAGGTACAATTGAGCAGTGGCTCGTTCAAGAAGGCGACCGTGTTGAAGAATATGACCCATTGTGCGAAGTGATTACGGATAAAGTGACAGCTGAAGTGCCCTCATCCTACGCAGGAACGATTAAAAAAATTATTGCCGTTGCTGGCGACACAGTTGAAGTCGGTTCTGTCATTTGTGAAATGGAAGTTGAAGGTGCTACAGACGAAACAACTGAAAATGTAGCGCCAGAAGCTGACACGGCAACTACAGAACAATCAAATGAACAACCAGCATCACCTTCAACAGCCCAAACAACAGCGAACCAACCTAAAAATAATGGTCGTTTTTCACCTGTTGTATTTAGATTGGCTTCCGAAAACAATATTGATTTATCAACAGTAACAGGTACAGGTTTTGAAGGACGTGTGACTAAAAAAGATATTGAACGTGCGATTGAACTTGGTACTTCTACGCCGAAAGAAAATGCTGCACCTCAAGAAACAGTAGAGCGCACTGCACCAACGCCGCCTGTAGCAAACCAAAATCACCGAACATCAACAACAAGCGATCGTGATACCGTGATTCCAGTCAATGGTGTGCGCCGTCAAATTGCGAACAAAATTGTACAAAGTGTGCACGAAATTCCGCACGCTTGGATGGCTGTAGAAGTAGATGCTACAGAATTAACAAAAACGCGCGCGCATTACAAAAATCAATTTAAAGCGCAAGAAGGATATAATTTAACATTCTTTGCATTTTTCATTAAAGCTGTAGCAGAAGCACTTAAAAAATATCCATTACTTAACAGCACATGGCAAGAAGATGAGATTGTTTTACATTCTGACATCAATATTTCAATTGCTGTTGCGCATGAAAATAAATTGTTTGTGCCAGTCATTCGTCATGCCGATGAAAAGTCTATTAAAGGTATTGCTCGAGATATTCATGAACTCGCACAAAAAGCACGACAAAATCAACTTTCTTATGAAGATATGCAAGGCGGTACATTCACTGTAAATAATACGGGGACTTTTGGTTCGGTGCATTCTATGGGCATCATTAATCATCCGCAAGCAGCCATTTTACAGGTTGAATCTATTGTTAAAAGACCCGTCGTTATTGATGACATGATTGCGATTCGTTCTATGGTGAACTTATGTTTATCACTCGATCACCGTATTTTAGATGGTTTACAAGCCGGTCAATTTTTAAATGAAGTAAAACAACGTATTGAAGCATTTACCGTTGAACATACACAAGTTTATTAA
- the brxB gene encoding bacilliredoxin BrxB has translation MDMNFDLYMNNIVKQARSEMDHAGYEQLATEEDVDRVFQQDGTTLVMINSVCGCAGGIARPAATHALHYDVLPDRLVTVFAGQDKEATQRARDYFEGYAPSSPSFALMKDGKITEMIERHQIEGHDTMDVITQLQALFDRYCDAK, from the coding sequence ATGGATATGAACTTCGATTTATATATGAATAATATCGTCAAACAAGCCCGTTCTGAGATGGACCATGCGGGTTACGAACAATTAGCAACTGAGGAAGATGTTGACCGTGTGTTTCAACAAGACGGTACAACTTTAGTCATGATCAACTCAGTATGTGGTTGTGCAGGAGGGATTGCACGTCCAGCTGCGACACACGCATTACACTATGATGTATTACCCGATCGTCTTGTGACAGTATTTGCGGGTCAAGATAAGGAAGCGACGCAACGTGCACGTGATTATTTTGAAGGTTATGCACCATCAAGCCCTTCATTTGCGCTCATGAAAGACGGCAAAATTACTGAAATGATTGAACGTCACCAAATTGAAGGCCACGACACAATGGACGTCATTACGCAACTTCAAGCTTTATTTGACCGTTATTGCGACGCTAAGTAA
- a CDS encoding aromatic acid exporter family protein, whose translation MLRLNPYRIGLRTIKTAVGMALGVIIAQLLGLDNYASSAILVVLCIKDTKIHSVHAIISRFISCLIAIGFGWAIFPLLGQHAWVLGLIVLFFIPVTVMINMQEGVVTSIVILLHFFNADVIDFSLVVNEVLLIIVGLAIAFTMNTIMPNLDHQLSKYKKEIEFQFKSIFHTFSSACAMHNNRPDVTFNSLAHTIQEAKSIAFRDVKNHFVRNENSYYHYFDMREDQLEILKRIKNHIKHINANDVMSAHVAQLFHEMAENVNENNYTALRLHTLYQIRLEIDQLPLPQTHDELLTRSSMIQILYDTEEYLTIKAKFGSLKMHHEI comes from the coding sequence ATGTTGCGTTTAAATCCATATCGCATCGGATTGAGAACGATAAAGACCGCTGTCGGCATGGCACTAGGTGTAATCATCGCACAACTACTAGGGTTGGATAATTACGCTTCTAGTGCCATTTTGGTTGTATTATGTATTAAAGATACGAAAATACACTCTGTTCACGCGATTATTTCTCGTTTTATATCCTGTTTAATTGCTATCGGTTTTGGTTGGGCTATTTTTCCGCTATTAGGACAACACGCCTGGGTACTAGGATTAATCGTACTCTTTTTCATTCCAGTTACTGTGATGATTAATATGCAAGAAGGTGTCGTAACGAGTATTGTCATCTTACTTCACTTTTTCAATGCTGATGTCATCGATTTTTCATTAGTTGTCAATGAAGTATTGCTGATTATTGTTGGGTTAGCCATTGCGTTTACGATGAATACTATTATGCCTAATTTAGATCATCAATTATCTAAATATAAAAAGGAAATTGAGTTTCAATTCAAAAGCATTTTCCATACATTTAGTTCAGCCTGTGCGATGCATAATAACCGCCCTGATGTGACGTTTAATTCATTGGCACATACGATTCAAGAGGCGAAATCGATTGCATTCAGAGATGTTAAAAATCATTTTGTACGGAATGAAAATAGCTATTATCATTATTTTGACATGCGTGAAGATCAGTTAGAAATACTTAAGCGCATTAAAAATCACATTAAACACATTAATGCAAATGATGTCATGAGTGCACATGTAGCGCAGTTATTCCATGAAATGGCAGAAAATGTCAATGAAAATAATTATACTGCATTACGTTTACACACGTTATATCAAATTCGACTTGAAATCGATCAACTGCCTTTACCTCAAACACATGATGAGTTGTTGACACGTTCAAGTATGATTCAAATTTTGTATGATACTGAGGAATATTTAACGATTAAAGCAAAATTTGGTTCACTGAAAATGCATCATGAAATTTAA
- the prli42 gene encoding stressosome-associated protein Prli42, with product MLNKKIRKVLIIVMLVAIVLALILTGIAPLLSM from the coding sequence GTGTTAAACAAGAAAATAAGAAAAGTGCTCATCATTGTGATGCTTGTTGCTATCGTACTTGCGTTGATTTTAACTGGTATCGCACCATTATTGAGCATGTAA